The Alphaproteobacteria bacterium genome segment GAGGCAGCGGCACTCGCCCGCCATCTCCCGGTAAAAAGCGTCGTCGTTGCCCTCGACAAGGACGGCCACGACCTGACCACGGAGGCCCTCGCGGACCGGTTCAGCGCGTGGCAGGTATCGTCCCAAGCGGACGTCGCCTTTGTTGTCGGCGGCCCCGACGGCCTCGGCGGAGCGCTCAAATCCCGCGCCGACCTGACGCTGGCCTTCGGGCGGGCGACCTGGCCCCACCTCCTGGTTCGGGTGATGTTGGCCGAACAGCTATACCGGGCAGCGAGCATCCTGGCCGGACATCCCTACCACCGCGCCGACTAGGCAAAGGCTTGCACTCCCGGGCGATCTCGCCCATCTTCCGGACAACCCTTATCGCTTCAGAATCGTCGCGCCGCCCATGGAAAACCGCCCTCGCCCCGTTGTTTTATGCATCCTCGACGGCTGGGGCTACAGTGAAGAGCGCGCGGGAAATGCAATCGCCCTTGCCGCGACCCCCGTCTATGACCGGTTGCTGGCGGAAAACCCCTGGGCCCTCCTCAAGACCTCGGCGGGCGATGTCGGTCTGCCCGACGAACAGATGGGCAACTCGGAGGTTGGCCATACCAACCTCGGTGCCGGGCGCGTCGTGCTTCAGGATCTTCCGCGAATCGATGCGGCGGTCGCCGACGGGACGCTGGCAACGAACACGACACTCGCCACTGTGGCCGACCGTTGTCGCAGCAACACCGGTCGATGTCACCTGTTAGGACTCGTTTCTCCGGGAGGCGTTCACGCGCACCAAAAACACATCGCGGCGCTCGCCAAGGTGCTGTCGCAGGCTGGACTAAAAGTCGATATCCACGCGATTGTCGATGGACGCGACACGCCGCCGAAAAGTGCCGCGGGCTATCTCGATACGCTCGCGCGCGATATCGCCGATTGCGACAACGTGCGCATCGCAACGGTCAGCGGTCGGTATTACGCCATGGACCGCGACAACCGGTGGGACCGCGTAAGCCGCGCCTACCGGGCGCTTGTCGCAGCCGACGCACCGCGCGCGCCAGACGCCGCATCGGTGATTGAGGGCGCTTACCAGGGGGGGATCACCGATGAATTCGTGGTCCCCACCGTGTTGGGGGACTATGCCGGGATGCGCGACGGCGATGCGCTCGTCGTGGCAAACTTCCGCGCCGACCGCGTTCGCCAGATCTTGAGCGCCTTTCTTTTTGACGAGTTCACCGCGTTCGAACGGGGGTCTCGCGTTCAGTTCTCCGCCGTGGCCGGCCTGACGTCCTATTCGAGCGACCTAGACCGGGTCATGGATCAACTGTTTCCGCCCTTGGAAATAAAGGACACGTTGGGCGAAATCGTTGCCCGCGCCGGGCTCGCACAGCTCCGCATCGCCGAAACCGAAAAATACGCCCACGTAACCTTCTTCTTTAACGGCGGCGAAGAGAAGGTGTTTGCCGGCGAGGAACGGATACTGGTGCCCTCGCCAAACGTTGCGACCTACGATCTAAAGCCCGAGATGTCGGCGCCTGAGGTCACCGACAAACTCGTCGCCGCGATCGAATCTAGGAAGTTCGACTTAATTGTCTGCAACTATGCAAATGCGGACATGGTGGGGCACACCGGCATGTTGGCGCCCGCCATTGCGGCGATCGAGGCAGTCGACACATGCCTCGGCAGGGTCGAGGCGGCGACGAAGGCCACGGGGGGCGTTCTTCTTGTTACTGCCGACCATGGCAACGCAGAGAAAATGAGCGATGCCGACGGCGGCGCCCACACTGCGCATACCACCGACGACGTACCGCTGATTGTCGCCAATGCGCCGTCCATCGGCCATGTCGCGGCCGGTCGGTTGGCCGACGTTGCGCCAACGATTCTTGCGATCATGGGTTTGCCCCAGCCGGAGACGATGTCCGGTGTCTCTCTTGCGCATACTGCGCGGCGTCCTGCGGCGGCCGACAAAGCGCGTGCCACGGCGTAACCTTCTTCATCTCTTGGCGGTGGCGAGCGCCATCGCAGTCTTGTCTGTGGGGAGCGTCGACGCCCAACGGGCCGACGACCCGCCCGAAAACAAACTCCGCGAGGTCGAGCGGGCGATCGAGGCCGGACGCACCCGCAGCCAAGAACTCGACCGCGAGGCCGCGCGGATCGAAGACGAACTGCAGCAGTTGCAGCGCACGCTCGTGGAGAGTGCGCGGCGCGCGCAATCCCAGGAAGAAACGGTAACGGAACTGGAGACCCGTCTCGGCTCCTACCGCGTCGAAGAACGGGCGCTCCTAACCTCGCTGAATGACCGACGCGCGGCCATCGACAAGACCCTCGGCGCCCTGCAACGGATCGGCCGCACCCCGCCTGCCACGCTGCTTGCCGGGCCGAACAACGTTGCGGACGCTCTGCGCACGTCGGTCCTGCTGTCGGCGATCGTCCCGGCGCTCACGGCGCAAGCCGAGACCTTTCGCTCCGAACTGGCCGCCCTGCGACAAATCAGAACTGAAATCACCCGCCGACGGGCCAATCTCGATAACGCGGTGAACCGGCTTCGGCGCGAGCAAGTGGCGCTAGACCGCTTGATCGCCCGCAAAGCCAGGTTGCGTACCCAAACCCTTGCCGAAAGCCAGGAGGAGCGCCAACAAATTGCGGCACTTTCGGCGAGCGCCAACGACCTAAAGGGACTGATCGACCGTCTCGAGCGGCGGCCATCGGCGAC includes the following:
- a CDS encoding peptidoglycan DD-metalloendopeptidase family protein, giving the protein MPRRNLLHLLAVASAIAVLSVGSVDAQRADDPPENKLREVERAIEAGRTRSQELDREAARIEDELQQLQRTLVESARRAQSQEETVTELETRLGSYRVEERALLTSLNDRRAAIDKTLGALQRIGRTPPATLLAGPNNVADALRTSVLLSAIVPALTAQAETFRSELAALRQIRTEITRRRANLDNAVNRLRREQVALDRLIARKARLRTQTLAESQEERQQIAALSASANDLKGLIDRLERRPSATPQRLALRPPPAATPFSSARGSLALPARGRIVTRFGERSAVGLRSQGILVETRPDAQVVAPYDGQIVFAGAFRRYGELLIIAHGEGYHTLLAGFASIDGTVGQWLLAGEPVGKMGPQDSQRKPELYIELRQDGEPINPIPWLATTETKVSG
- a CDS encoding 23S rRNA (pseudouridine(1915)-N(3))-methyltransferase RlmH — encoded protein: MRVAVVAVGKLKRSPLQAVFDDYVARLAWPVAVHEVAASRGPTPEVRRDDEAAALARHLPVKSVVVALDKDGHDLTTEALADRFSAWQVSSQADVAFVVGGPDGLGGALKSRADLTLAFGRATWPHLLVRVMLAEQLYRAASILAGHPYHRAD
- the gpmI gene encoding 2,3-bisphosphoglycerate-independent phosphoglycerate mutase, which encodes MENRPRPVVLCILDGWGYSEERAGNAIALAATPVYDRLLAENPWALLKTSAGDVGLPDEQMGNSEVGHTNLGAGRVVLQDLPRIDAAVADGTLATNTTLATVADRCRSNTGRCHLLGLVSPGGVHAHQKHIAALAKVLSQAGLKVDIHAIVDGRDTPPKSAAGYLDTLARDIADCDNVRIATVSGRYYAMDRDNRWDRVSRAYRALVAADAPRAPDAASVIEGAYQGGITDEFVVPTVLGDYAGMRDGDALVVANFRADRVRQILSAFLFDEFTAFERGSRVQFSAVAGLTSYSSDLDRVMDQLFPPLEIKDTLGEIVARAGLAQLRIAETEKYAHVTFFFNGGEEKVFAGEERILVPSPNVATYDLKPEMSAPEVTDKLVAAIESRKFDLIVCNYANADMVGHTGMLAPAIAAIEAVDTCLGRVEAATKATGGVLLVTADHGNAEKMSDADGGAHTAHTTDDVPLIVANAPSIGHVAAGRLADVAPTILAIMGLPQPETMSGVSLAHTARRPAAADKARATA